The uncultured Methanobrevibacter sp. nucleotide sequence CAGTGGCGGAGCCCGTGGAGAAGGTACCATGAGAGCTGACGTAAACATTTCCATCAATGGCGGAAACAGGGTAGAAATGAAAAACGTTAACTCCATCAAAGGTGCATACAGAGCATTGATTTTTGAACGTAACAGACAAAAAAGAAACCTTGAAAGAGGAGTTGAAACCAAGCAGGAAACACGTGCATATGTGGAAAGTCAAATGATTACAACTGCAATGAGATTGAAAGAAGATGCAGACGATTACAGATTTATTACCGATCCTGATTTACCTCCAATGCAAATTTCCGACGAAACAATTCAAAAAGTTTTAGACACAATGCCTGAAGCTCCTCACAACAAAGTGAAAAGATTTGTTAACGATTACAACATTGATGAAGAAACCGCAAAAGTTTTAACATCAGAACTTGACTTGGCTATAGCTTATGAAGAAGTTGTAAAAGAAATTGACCCAGTATTTGCAGCTAAATGGATGAGAGATGAACTTAAAAGAGTTTTAACTTACAACAAACTGGACTTTGCAAGCAGTGAAATTACAGCTGAAAACCTTGTTGAATTCCTAAAAATGGTTCAGTCAAAAGAAATCACTGTTAAAGCTGGTCAAAGAATCATCGAACAAATGCCAAATAATGAAAAAACTCCTAGAGAAATTGCAGAGGAATTAGGATTGCTTGGTGTTGTAAAAGATGATGAAATCCTAGCTGCCGTAAAACAGGCTATCGATGAAAATCCAAAAGCTGTGAACGACTACTTATCCGGTCAAAAAGCTTCAATTAATTTTTTAGTAGGTCAAGTAATGAGATTAACCCGTGGAAAAGCGGATCCTGGTGAAACTGTAAAACTCCTAAAAGAAAATATCGAATAGGTGGTTGAATGGGAAAGAAAAATTTTGTAAAAGATTATATGACACAAAATGTAATTAGCGTTTCTCCAGACACCTCAGTTGACCACATTATCGATTTAATGAAAGAAAGTCACCACAACAGTTATCCAGTAGTAAAAAATGACAAATTAGTCGGAATGGTTACAGCATTCGATATCGTTGCCAAAAAAGCCGGAAATACAGTTGACAGCATCATGACTACAAAACTTGTTGTAGCAAATCAGAACCTATCAATCAATGATGCCTCCAGAGTAATGTTTAGAAGAGGAATCTCCAGAATGCCTGTAGTTGATGAAGAAGGAAAGCTCGTTGGAATTATTACAAATACAGATATGGTAAGATCCCACATCGAAAGATCAACTCCAAATAAGGTGGAGTACTTCAAAAAAACATTGGAACAGTTATACGGAATCCATACCCATCTAAAACATATGGGTGTTGAAACCAAAAAGTTAAGGCCAACACAGGACAGAGTGTATGCCGATGAACTTGAAGGACGAGCATATGAATTAGAAAAAGGACTGGCCGAACCTGCAATTGTTGTTAAGACTGGAGACAGATGGATTTTGGTCGACGGACATCACAGAGCAGTTGCATCACTGCAGAAAGGATATGAAAC carries:
- the gatB gene encoding Asp-tRNA(Asn)/Glu-tRNA(Gln) amidotransferase subunit GatB; translated protein: MMCGLEIHVQLETESKLFCDCPTNYQEAPINTNICPVCLNQPGAKPHPTNEKALENALMIALMLNCEIDQNVTYFMRKHYDYPDLPSGYQRTSVPIGINGELNGIRIREIHVEEDPGQFKPDRGTVNFNRSGIPLVEIVTEPDIKSPEEARSFLNELIRVLQYSGGARGEGTMRADVNISINGGNRVEMKNVNSIKGAYRALIFERNRQKRNLERGVETKQETRAYVESQMITTAMRLKEDADDYRFITDPDLPPMQISDETIQKVLDTMPEAPHNKVKRFVNDYNIDEETAKVLTSELDLAIAYEEVVKEIDPVFAAKWMRDELKRVLTYNKLDFASSEITAENLVEFLKMVQSKEITVKAGQRIIEQMPNNEKTPREIAEELGLLGVVKDDEILAAVKQAIDENPKAVNDYLSGQKASINFLVGQVMRLTRGKADPGETVKLLKENIE
- a CDS encoding CBS domain-containing protein, encoding MGKKNFVKDYMTQNVISVSPDTSVDHIIDLMKESHHNSYPVVKNDKLVGMVTAFDIVAKKAGNTVDSIMTTKLVVANQNLSINDASRVMFRRGISRMPVVDEEGKLVGIITNTDMVRSHIERSTPNKVEYFKKTLEQLYGIHTHLKHMGVETKKLRPTQDRVYADELEGRAYELEKGLAEPAIVVKTGDRWILVDGHHRAVASLQKGYETVDSYVIDLGQDIKLGMEKTADKAGIKTFDDIEIIDDDKHPLIALTESMQDQESKGDD